GAGGAATTGTTTAAGAAGTATGCAGAATCTTTAGGTAGAAAAGATGTCCAGATAACAACACTACCTAAGAAAACAGAGGCAGGCAATCCTGATTTCAGGGTCTGGGATGGAAAACAGCATATTATTGGCTATATAGAAGCCAAGCTACCAACCACTGAATATTTGGACCAGATAGAGGCAGGAGAGCAATTAAGGCGTTACCGCGATACCTTTCCAAATCTCATATT
The genomic region above belongs to Nitrospirota bacterium and contains:
- a CDS encoding adenine methyltransferase, translated to MLKDYFKKIYEVTNRGDAREESYYSALEELFKKYAESLGRKDVQITTLPKKTEAGNPDFRVWDGKQHIIGYIEAKLPTTEYLDQIEAGEQLRRYRDTFPNLI